The following are from one region of the Haliaeetus albicilla chromosome 24, bHalAlb1.1, whole genome shotgun sequence genome:
- the LOC138681807 gene encoding ciliary microtubule associated protein 1A-like isoform X1, which translates to MAKIEKGEALLLLPGRFHAGSPPGKPLGNSPALIVGSVAASDVDGAWVGTWRPHRPRGPIMAQFTSPGPKYSIPGTTGYLVHNPTKTKAPAYTFQRAKAPGTDSCSPGPRYYVQPSITRNGKYVAPAQHMGGLPKITTEVTPGPSDYSTDKANQHLYKCAPAPSMAFRHKAIKTNETPGPGTYTLPRLVGPNTAYTHASPCYSMKGKSKHNGFAEDLAKTPGPAAFPKVEVDTYRKRAPVYTMGSKSGIGGDKTVKPGPADYCLGKVRQPAQISSPALQQPALKHLPLPTGLLRTPDHLTGATNRRTAGLLPCLGPKPSRVRPKNTSLPLH; encoded by the exons ATGGCGAAGATAGAGAAAGGTGAAGCGTTGCTGCTCCTCCCGGGGAGGTTTCATGCCGGGTCTCCGCCAGGGAAGCCCCTCGGCAACTCTCCTGCTCTTATAGTAGGCTCGGTAGCTGCCTCCGATGTGGACGGAGCCTGGGTGGGCACCTGGAGACCTCATCGCCCACGCGGCCCCATCATGGCCCAGTTCACCAGCCCGGGACCCAAGTACTCAATCCCCGGGACAACAG GTTACCTGGTTCACAatcccaccaaaaccaaagccCCTGCGTACACTTTCCAAAGGGCCAAAGCTCCCGGCACAGACAGTTGCTCTCCGGGCCCTCGGTACTACGTCCAGCCCTCCATCACCAGGAACGGGAAGTACGTGGCTCCGGCACAGCACATGGGCGGACTTCCCAAGATAACGACCGAGGTCACCCCTGGACCAA GTGACTACTCCACCGACAAGGCCAACCAACACCTCTACAAATGCGCGCCGGCGCCGTCCATGGCCTTCCGGCACAAGGCCATCAAAACCAATGAAACTCCAG GTCCTGGCACCTAcaccctgcccaggctggtggGACCCAACACAGCCTACACCCACGCCAGCCCCTGCTACTCCATGAAAGGGAAGAGTAAGCACAACGGCTTTGCTGAAGACCTCGCCAAG ACGCCAGGTCCTGCTGCATTCCCCAAGGTGGAAGTGGACACCTACAGGAAAAGGGCTCCCGTGTACACGATGGGAAGCAAAAGTGGAATTGGAGGTGACAAAACAGTGAAGCCAGGACCGGCAGACTACTGCCTGGGAAAGGTAAGGCAGCCTGCCCAAATCTCCTCCCCTGCTTTGCAACAACCAGCCCTTAAGCATCTCCCCCTTCCAACGGGGCTTCTCAGAACTCCAGACCACCTTACTGGAGCGACAAACCGCAGGACAGCAGGCCTGCTCCCTTGCCTTGGCCCAAAGCCGAGCAGAGTGAGGCCAAAGAACACATCTTTGCCTCTGCACTAG
- the LOC138681807 gene encoding ciliary microtubule associated protein 1A-like isoform X2: MAKIEKGEALLLLPGRFHAGSPPGKPLGNSPALIVGSVAASDVDGAWVGTWRPHRPRGPIMAQFTSPGPKYSIPGTTGYLVHNPTKTKAPAYTFQRAKAPGTDSCSPGPRYYVQPSITRNGKYVAPAQHMGGLPKITTEVTPGPSDYSTDKANQHLYKCAPAPSMAFRHKAIKTNETPGPGTYTLPRLVGPNTAYTHASPCYSMKGKSKHNGFAEDLAKTPGPAAFPKVEVDTYRKRAPVYTMGSKSGIGGDKTVKPGPADYCLGKVTLIKPQAPAPTFGLRHSLYTTPLLSLQ, translated from the exons ATGGCGAAGATAGAGAAAGGTGAAGCGTTGCTGCTCCTCCCGGGGAGGTTTCATGCCGGGTCTCCGCCAGGGAAGCCCCTCGGCAACTCTCCTGCTCTTATAGTAGGCTCGGTAGCTGCCTCCGATGTGGACGGAGCCTGGGTGGGCACCTGGAGACCTCATCGCCCACGCGGCCCCATCATGGCCCAGTTCACCAGCCCGGGACCCAAGTACTCAATCCCCGGGACAACAG GTTACCTGGTTCACAatcccaccaaaaccaaagccCCTGCGTACACTTTCCAAAGGGCCAAAGCTCCCGGCACAGACAGTTGCTCTCCGGGCCCTCGGTACTACGTCCAGCCCTCCATCACCAGGAACGGGAAGTACGTGGCTCCGGCACAGCACATGGGCGGACTTCCCAAGATAACGACCGAGGTCACCCCTGGACCAA GTGACTACTCCACCGACAAGGCCAACCAACACCTCTACAAATGCGCGCCGGCGCCGTCCATGGCCTTCCGGCACAAGGCCATCAAAACCAATGAAACTCCAG GTCCTGGCACCTAcaccctgcccaggctggtggGACCCAACACAGCCTACACCCACGCCAGCCCCTGCTACTCCATGAAAGGGAAGAGTAAGCACAACGGCTTTGCTGAAGACCTCGCCAAG ACGCCAGGTCCTGCTGCATTCCCCAAGGTGGAAGTGGACACCTACAGGAAAAGGGCTCCCGTGTACACGATGGGAAGCAAAAGTGGAATTGGAGGTGACAAAACAGTGAAGCCAGGACCGGCAGACTACTGCCTGGGAAAG GTGACGCTGATCAAGCCCCAGGCCCCTGCTCCCACTTTTGGACTCCGCCATTCCCTCTACACAACCCCTCTACTATCTCTGCAATAA